A part of Rhinatrema bivittatum chromosome 16, aRhiBiv1.1, whole genome shotgun sequence genomic DNA contains:
- the LOC115077386 gene encoding olfactory receptor 6B1-like, with amino-acid sequence MDLANHTEVTVLLLLGFPSPRKLEVLLFMVFAVVYALTLLANFLIILTVAVNWRLHKPMYFFISNLAFLEVWYTTVVTPNMLAGLLMHSKSIFVTSCIIQLYFFFSLGSTECLLLGGMAFDRYLAICNPLRYAVIMNGGTCWKLAFTCWMVGFLTMLFPVTLMFRLSFCGSNALNHFFCDADPLLRLSCTDTKIIEMINFLLAVTVVISSFSLTIVSYLCIVITILRISSATGRQKAFSTCASHLLIVSIFYVTVSVMYVRPSVRYSVDMNKLISVWYVIVTPLLNPFIYTLRNREVKDAIRHMLTGKTHCRFQWA; translated from the coding sequence ATGGACCTCGCCAACCACACAGAAGTGACAGTACTCCTATTGCTTGGATTTCCCAGTCCTCGGAAACTGGAGGTTCTGCTGTTTATGGTATTTGCCGTGGTCTATGCCTTGACTCTATTGGCCAACTTTCTCATCATTCTGACAGTAGCGGTGAACTGGCGTCTACACAAGCCCATGTACTTCTTCATCAGTAATTTGGCATTCCTAGAAGTATGGTACACAACAGTGGTTACACCCAATATGCTGGCAGGCCTTCTGATGCATAGTAAATCCATTTTTGTCACCAGCTGCATTATTCAattgtatttcttcttttctctggGGTCTACAGAATGTCTCCTTCTAGGTGGCATGGCTTTTGATCGGTACCTGGCTATATGCAATCCCTTGCGTTATGCAGTGATCATGAACGGTGGAACCTGCTGGAAATTAGCTTTCACCTGCTGGATGGTGGGCTTTCTAACTATGCTATTTCCAGTAACGTTGATGTTCCGGCTATCCTTCTGTGGTTCCAATGCCCTAAATCACTTCTTCTGTGATGCTGACCCCTTGCTAAGACTCTCTTGTACTGATACAAAGATAATCGAGATGATAAACTTTCTCTTAGCAGTAACAGTAGTGATAAGCTCATTTAGCCTGACTATAGTGTCGTACCTCTGCATCGTTATAACAATACTAAGAATCTCCTCTGCCACAGGAAGGcaaaaggccttctccacctgtgcCTCCCATCTCCTGATAGTCAGTATATTTTATGTGACAGTTAGTGTCATGTATGTCAGGCCATCTGTGCGCTATTCAGTAGATATGAATAAGTTGATATCTGTCTGGTATGTGATTGTCACTCCATTGTTAAATCCTTTTATATACACGCTACGAAACAGAGAAGTTAAGGATGCCATAAGGCATATGTTGACTGGGAAAACACATTGCAGGTTTCAGTGGGCTTGA